In Oncorhynchus kisutch isolate 150728-3 unplaced genomic scaffold, Okis_V2 scaffold3228, whole genome shotgun sequence, the sequence tagagagaaaaacaggtgtagtgtataggtgtgtgtatatatgagagagaaacaggtgtagtgtataggtgtgtatatatatatgagagataaacaggtgtagtgtataggtgtggtgtatatatagagagagaaaacaggtgtagtgtataggtgtgtatatatatagagagagaaacagatgtagtgtataggtgtgtgtgtatatagagagagaaacaggtgtagtgtataggtgtgtatatatagagagaaagatgtagtgtataggtgtgtgtgtatatagagagagaaacaggtgtagtgttaggtgtgtgtgtatatagagagagaaacaggtgtagtttataggtgtgtgtgtatatatagagagaaacagatgtagtgtataggtgtgtgtgatatagagagagaaacaggtgtagtgtataggtgtgtatatagagagagaaacaggtgtagtgtataggtgtgtatatGAGAgaagaaacaggtgtagtgtataggtgtgtatatatagagagagaaaagatgtagtgtataggtgtgtgtgtatatagagagagaaacaggtgtagtgtataggtgtgtgtatatatagagagagaaacaggtgtagtgtataggtgtgtgtatatatagagagagaaacaggtgtagtgtataggtgtgtgtgtgtatatatagagagagaaacagatgtagtgtataggtgtgtgtgtatatagagagagaaacaggtgtagtgtataggtgtgtgtgtatatagagagagaaacaggtgtagtgtataggtgtgtaatatagagagagaaacagtgtagtgtataggtgtgtgtatatatagagagagaaacaggtgtagtgtataggtgtgtatatatatatatgagagagaaacaggtgtagtgtataggtgtgtgtgtatatagagagagaaacaggtgtagtgtataggtgtgtgtatatatagagagagagaaataggtgtagtgtataggtgtgtgtatatatagagagagaaacaggtgtagtgtataggtgtgtgtgtgtatatagagagagaaacaggtgtagtgtataggtgtgtgtgtatatagagagaaacaggtgtagtgtataggtgtgtatatatatatatatgagagataaacaggtgtagtgtataggtgtgtgtatatatagagagagaaacagatgtagtgtataggtgtgtgtgtatatagagagagaaacaggtgtagtgtataggtgtgtgtgtatatagagagagaaacaggtgtagtgtataggtgtgtgtatatagagagagaaacaggtgtagtgtataggtgtgtgtatatatatatgagagataaacaggtgtagtgtataggtgtgtgtgtatatatagagagaaacaggtgtagtgtataggtgtgtgtgtatatatagagagaaacaggtgtagtgtataggtgtgtgtgtatatatagagagagaaacaggtgtagtgtatggtgtgtgtgtatatatgagagATAAACagatgtagtgtataggtgtgttgtatatatatgagagataacaggtgtagtgtataggtgtgtgtatatatagagagagaacacggtgtagtgtataggtgtgtgtgtatatagagagagaaacaggtgtagtgtataggtgtgtgtgtatatatgagagaaacaggtgtagtgtataggttgtgtatatatatatgagagagaaacaggtgtagtgtataggtgtgtgtgtatatagagagagaaacaggtgtagtgtataggtgtgtgtatatatatatgagagaaacaggtgtagtgtatagggtgtgtatatatagagagagagaaaaaggtgtagtgtataggtgtgtgtatatatagagtgagagagaaacaggtgtagtgtatagggtgtgtgtatatagagagaaacagatgtagtgtataggtgtgtgtatataagagagagaaacagattagtgtataggtgtggtgtatatatagagagagagaaacaggtgtagtgtatgtggtgtgttatatagagagagaaacaggtgtagtgtataggtgtgtgtgtatatgagagagaaacagatgtagtgtataggtgtgtgtatatatagagagagaacacagtgtagtgtataggtgtgtgtgtatatagagagataaacagatgtagtgtataggtgtgtgtatatagagagagaaacaggtgtagtgtataggtgtgtgtgtatatagagagagaaacaggtgtagtgtataggtgtgtgtatagagagagaaacaggtagtgtataggtgtggtgtatatatagagagagaacaggtgtagtgtataggttgtgtgtatatatagagagaaacaggtgtagtgtataggtgtgtgtgtatatagagagagaaacaggtgtagtgtataggtgtgtatatagagagagaaacaggtgtagtgtataggtgtgtgtatatatagagagagaaacaggtgtagtgtataggtgtgtgtgtatatagagagagaaacagatgtagtgtataggtgtgtatatATGAGAGATAAACagatgtagtgtataggtgtgtgtatatatagagagagaaacaggtgtagtgtataggtgtgtatatATGAGAGATAAACagatgtagtgtataggtgtgtgtatatatagagagagaaacaggtgtagtgtataggtgtgtgtgtatatagagagagaaacaggtgtagtgtataggtgtgtgtttatatagagagagaaacaggtgtagtgtataggtgtgtgtgtatatagagagagaaacaggtgtagtgtataggtgtgtgtgtatatagagagagaaacaggtgtagtgtataggtgtgtgtgtatatagagagagaaacaggtgtagtgtataggtgtgtgtgtatatagagagagaaacagggtagtgtataggtgtgtatatagagagagaaacagtgtagtgtatagtgtgtgagtatgtatatagagagagaaacagatgtagtgtataggtgtgtgtatatagagagagaaacagatgtagtgtataggtgtgtatatATGAGAGATAAACagatgtagtgtataggtgtgtgtatatatagagagagaaacaggtgtagtgtataggtgtgtatatATGAGAGATAAACagatgtagtgtataggtgtgtatgtatagagagagaaacaggtgtagtgtataggtgtgtgtgtatatagagagagaaacaggtgtagtgtataggtgtgtgtgtatatagagagagaaacaggtgtagtgtataggtgtgtgtatatatagagagagaaacaggtgtagtgtataggtgtgtgtgtatatagagagagaaacaggtgtagtgtataggtgtgtgtatatagagagagaaacaggtgtagtgtataggtgtgtgtgtatatagagagagaaacagggcgTATAGGTAGTAGTGTACATGGTTTATGGTAGGATGTAGGTTTATGGTAGGATGTAGGTTTATGGTAGGACTGTAGGTTTTATGGTTAGGATGCTACAGGTTTATGGTAGGATTGTTAGTTTGTGTAATCCTGACTCAGGGTTTTGAAGCCCTGGTCTGCCGGCAGCGTTGGGTTCTGTAGTGTTTAGGGGTGTGACGGGTGCAGGTGCGGGCTTACCCAATTCCTGTCTCAGGGGTTTGAAGCCTGTTCTGGGCAGCATTGGGTTTTCCTGTAGTCGTTTAAGGGTGGAGGGTGCAGGGCTTACCATCCGTCTCAGGTTTTCGAAGCCTGGTCTGGGCAGCATTGGGTTtcctgtattgtatagtgtgtagggtgtagggtgcaagGCTTACCATCCTGTCTCAGGGTTTCGAAGCCTGGTCTGGGCAGCGTTGGGTTTCCTGAGCTCACAATGCGAACACGCTCACTGCTGTTCATACGCTTATACTTATTATCCACCCTGCtgacaaactacacacacacacacacacacacacacacattgcacttttactgaggagatgggttgtgtgtgtgtgtgtgtgtgtgtgaaggtgtgtgtgtgtgttacctgtagtaTCTGTGTGATGAAGACGCTAGCTCTGGACATGCGAGGGCTGGATTTGGGGTCTGAGGACAGGCTGGACTCTTCAGGCTGTAAGCTGTTCTtacacaacataaacaacaacaacaacacatgttATCAACAGCAAATTCAAGACAGTTCAAGGGTGTTTACATGTAGTTAGCTCACGGCTTATTAAAGGGTTGATGGACACTGTAGAgtgcatggagaataagagcacctcctccaagctgcacactgcactgaggataggaaacac encodes:
- the LOC116371440 gene encoding caspase recruitment domain-containing protein 11-like, whose product is MQKLVCRGGREENDSLRNFKNSLQPEESSLSSDPKSSPRMSRASVFITQILQFVSRVDNKYKRMNSSERVRIVSSGNPTLPRPGFETLRQDGKPCTLHPTHYTIQETQCCPDQASKT